In Astyanax mexicanus isolate ESR-SI-001 chromosome 5, AstMex3_surface, whole genome shotgun sequence, a single window of DNA contains:
- the LOC103030054 gene encoding uncharacterized protein LOC103030054 has protein sequence MCLYKTQEYRQLTGFKFIYVLNCSHTDSLQKREEKHKLSKMSLTDQTAQPSPQLLLVGEKDSKRLLEVFVKRSLSLNDGAQHPHHRKHQKHKWITLDERNKRDRKHSSDTSIHLNTLNSEEDLDKYEAFSEPETERKLKPTVEQPQNKSKQKNKKVTLGRNDGSTASQKSDGKPKKWLLHFDKEKRDGKQPNKALKQESNDFRDEVLPHPPVTDELESSTEAKRPKESKKSKKSSMWKSVLGWFSRGNSEKQEDKEKEVARAEEVIPPEEPSSPPISCLPFPDVLPSGDAIIQRRRASKRRKLSLKRRSRDMGLDKATGRPCTLDLSTADHETSVKSIAEVEPTNSYYEKMSEELEKIVHEIKNSPIEENRTFLDQSLNGSSMSKEEVIKRIVALIKQEGDIIDVKLKENPTITSYFNMLSYGSFQQLADQYVQSELPRQEAQPLVAAPELVKFAFTLDFTARVASLSRHAPGHIVGFGNQYLKDRFTHKSESHPHNSDITTTEKQKQEEIHSEKEGVRSHNTEEN, from the exons ATGTGTCTGTACAAAACTCAAGAGTACCGTCAGCTGACCGGCTTCAAGTTCATATATGTTCTGAACTGTTCACACACAGACAGCCTTCAGAAAAGAGAAGAG AAACACAAATTGTCAAAAATGTCTTTGACTGATCAGACTGCACAGCCCAGTCCCCAGCTGCTTTTGGTGGGTGAGAAGGACAGCAAGCGTCTGCTAGAGGTCTTTGTGAAGAGAAGCCTAAGCCTTAACGATGGAGCACAGCATCCACATCACCGAAAGCACCAAAAACACAAGTGGATTACTCTTGATGAGAGGAATAAGAGGGATCGGAAACATTCCAGTGACACTTCGATTCACCttaacaccttaaattcagaggAGGATCTTGATAAATATGAGGCGTTCTCTGAGCCGGAAACAGAGAGGAAGCTCAAGCCAACAGTGGAACAACCACAGAACAAATCTAAGCAGAAGAATAAAAAAGTCACTCTCGGAAGAAATGACGGATCCACTGCATCTCAAAAATCTGATGGAAAGCCCAAAAAGTGGCTCCTACACTTTGATAAAGAAAAGCGAGATGGTAAACAACCAAACAAAGCTCTGAAACAAGAGTCAAATGACTTTAGAGATGAGGTATTACCACATCCCCCTGTCACTGACGAGCTGGAGAGCTCTACAGAGGCAAAGAGGCCCAAGGAGAGCAAGAAGAGTAAGAAATCTTCAATGTGGAAGAGTGTCCTGGGGTGGTTCTCTAGAGGGAACAGTGAAAAGCAGGAGGATAAAGAAAAGGAAGTTGCAAGAGCTGAAGAAGTTATCCCACCTGAGGAGCCCTCAAGTCCCCCAATCTCCTGCCTGCCTTTTCCTGATGTTCTCCCTAGTGGTGATGCCATCATCCAGCGGCGCAGAGCTTCCAAACGGCGGAAGCTGTCACTAAAGAGACGCAGCAGGGACATGGGACTAGATAAGGCCACTGGGCGGCCATGTACTTTAGATCTGTCTACTGCTGACCATGAAACTTCAGTGAAAT CAATTGCCGAAGTCGAGCCCACTAACTCATATTATGAGAAAATGTCGGAGGAACTGGAGAAGATTGTTCATGAGATTAAAAACAGCCCAATAGAGGAGAACAGAACTTTCCTTGATCAGTCTCTTAATGGATCATCCA TGTCTAAGGAAGAAGTTATCAAGAGGATTGTTGCCCTTATTAAGCAGGAGGGAGACATCATAGATGTTAAG CTGAAGGAGAATCCCACCATCACCTCATACTTCAACATGCTGTCCTATGGCTCATTCCAGCAATTGGCAGACCAGTATGTACAGTCAGAGCTGCCCAGGCAGGAAGCGCAGCCTTTAGTAGCAGCTCCAGAGCTAGTGAAGTTTGCCTTCACTCTGGACTTTACGGCCAGAGTGGCCAGTCTCTCTCGCCATGCTCCCGGACACATAGTCGGCTTCGGGAACCAGTACTTGAAGGACAGGTTTACTCACAAGAGTGAGAGTCATCCTCACAACAGTGACATcacaacaacagaaaaacagaagcaAGAGGAAATACACTCTGAAAAAGAAGGAGTCAG aagccATAATACTGAGGAAAACTGA